A stretch of the Vibrio aquimaris genome encodes the following:
- the tpx gene encoding thiol peroxidase, with protein sequence MSVTFLGNPVELSGELPQQGQVAPSFTLCDHALADISPEQFEGKKLILNIFPSVDTPTCANSVRAFNELAENLENTVVLCVSADLPFALTRFVEKHDLKHVSIGSFFRSPTFALDHGVAISDTVLRGLAARAVIVLDEERTVLHSQLVAEIADEPHYQQAVAAVKGVSS encoded by the coding sequence ATGTCAGTCACATTCTTAGGAAATCCAGTTGAGCTATCCGGTGAATTACCACAACAAGGTCAAGTCGCGCCTAGTTTTACTTTGTGTGATCATGCTTTAGCTGATATTAGCCCTGAACAGTTTGAAGGCAAGAAGCTAATACTTAACATTTTCCCAAGTGTTGACACGCCTACTTGTGCTAACAGCGTTCGTGCATTCAATGAATTAGCTGAAAATCTTGAGAACACGGTTGTACTGTGTGTATCAGCAGATTTACCGTTCGCGCTAACTCGCTTTGTTGAAAAACACGACCTAAAACATGTGTCTATCGGTTCATTTTTCCGCTCACCAACGTTTGCATTGGATCACGGTGTCGCTATTTCAGATACTGTTTTGCGTGGTCTGGCTGCAAGAGCTGTGATTGTATTAGATGAAGAGCGGACAGTATTGCATTCTCAACTTGTCGCAGAAATAGCGGATGAACCTCATTACCAACAGGCAGTAGCAGCGGTAAAGGGAGTATCATCGTGA
- a CDS encoding efflux RND transporter periplasmic adaptor subunit — protein MRVKLLRWYLPFVLLALAYGGYIAISSGNAEALKTEQVEVPLTVKVSHLRSGDHNVVITSHGEVVPVEITQLSAQVSGEVISWHPSFVPGGVVKEGEILFSIESENYNAAVLQAEADLATAQASLIEEKAKAEVAKRQAKNVPSNQVTDLYLRKPQVLSAQAQVKSALASLKRAKRDLDNCRVVAPYDALVVERDIGVGQYITAGTHVAVLNNIESAEIHVPIAGFDSVFLPEDYSGVTAKVTQKGVVNIEREGIIKRDLGVIDSATRMTSLVINVDDPYALSSDMSPLKFGSYVEVNFIGKTLKHIYRLPQELVNNRQVWIVNEDNELEPRTVNVLRAEQEFMLINEGLKDNDRLVLTVPEYPQKGTQVQLSTFNDESKQ, from the coding sequence ATGAGAGTGAAGCTGTTGCGTTGGTATTTGCCTTTTGTCCTATTGGCGTTGGCATATGGAGGCTATATTGCAATCTCTTCTGGAAATGCAGAAGCGTTAAAAACAGAGCAGGTTGAAGTACCGCTAACAGTTAAGGTGTCTCATTTACGCTCCGGAGATCATAATGTCGTTATAACCAGCCATGGTGAAGTGGTTCCTGTTGAAATCACGCAGCTTTCTGCGCAAGTTTCAGGTGAAGTTATCAGTTGGCACCCAAGTTTTGTTCCTGGGGGAGTGGTAAAAGAGGGTGAGATCTTGTTTTCAATCGAGAGTGAAAACTACAACGCCGCTGTTTTGCAGGCAGAAGCGGACCTTGCCACGGCTCAAGCCTCTTTAATAGAAGAGAAAGCCAAAGCTGAAGTGGCAAAGCGTCAAGCGAAGAATGTCCCTTCTAATCAAGTCACCGACCTCTACTTGCGTAAACCCCAAGTATTGAGTGCACAAGCTCAGGTAAAGTCAGCGTTAGCTTCACTTAAAAGAGCAAAGAGAGATCTAGATAATTGCCGAGTGGTTGCCCCGTATGATGCGCTTGTTGTGGAGCGTGATATTGGTGTAGGTCAATATATTACAGCAGGGACTCATGTCGCTGTTTTAAATAACATCGAATCAGCAGAAATTCATGTTCCAATTGCTGGATTTGATAGTGTATTTCTACCTGAAGATTACTCAGGTGTTACTGCTAAAGTGACTCAGAAAGGGGTGGTCAATATCGAACGAGAGGGAATCATAAAAAGAGATTTAGGTGTGATTGATAGCGCGACGCGCATGACCAGTTTGGTCATTAACGTCGATGATCCTTACGCATTATCGTCAGACATGTCGCCTCTTAAATTTGGCTCTTATGTTGAAGTGAATTTCATAGGTAAAACCTTAAAACATATTTATCGTCTACCCCAAGAGTTAGTGAATAATCGTCAGGTATGGATTGTTAATGAGGACAACGAGCTTGAGCCTCGCACTGTCAATGTATTGCGCGCAGAACAAGAATTTATGCTCATTAATGAAGGTTTAAAAGATAACGATCGGCTGGTGTTGACCGTACCTGAATATCCGCAAAAGGGGACTCAAGTCCAACTTAGTACTTTTAATGACGAATCAAAACAGTAA
- a CDS encoding diguanylate cyclase domain-containing protein — protein sequence MLNSLFKKLFVLSTTTLILTLFIIVSFIRVSAEQKKTKIELDQIIDLQLSVDLLRSQLWFFLQFGDELSLNQVELAQAELSVKLAKYKKESTQLGNIQRMNHSLNALLTKEIQLYTEEGIVSNGKAPESINSIGFLHSRYNMIVQNMTEELAYVHKSVLNDNTDNVHNVMTYAAAWLIVCSVLVSATAWLILFRFKAGVEAMKKAIGDLAAGKLDSKVEVISMDAEFREMAVFFNDMTHTLRDTTVTKQELEDEVKRQTKQLMRKQEQLIFLSEHDPLTNLMNRRAFDKALESAIVKANRSNCKLALFFIDLDEFKSVNDTYGHDAGDAILVEVSKRILTAVRESDFACRLGGDEFVVCLDLLHDFDIVSEKSKQLLEAISLPIEFNGHKLKVGASIGVSYFPDHTRNKEVLVNLADEAMYCAKQIVGSACYDGQESETKRLPRQYG from the coding sequence ATGTTGAATTCTCTGTTTAAAAAGCTGTTTGTTTTATCAACCACAACGTTAATACTGACCTTGTTTATTATTGTCTCTTTCATTAGAGTCTCAGCAGAGCAAAAAAAAACCAAAATAGAGTTGGATCAAATTATTGATCTGCAATTATCAGTCGATCTATTGCGAAGTCAGTTATGGTTTTTCCTGCAGTTCGGCGATGAATTAAGTTTAAATCAAGTCGAACTCGCACAAGCTGAGCTCTCAGTTAAGCTTGCTAAATACAAAAAAGAGAGTACTCAGTTAGGTAATATTCAGAGAATGAACCATAGTTTGAATGCTTTGCTGACAAAAGAGATACAACTTTATACTGAAGAAGGGATCGTATCAAATGGTAAAGCCCCAGAGAGCATCAATTCGATAGGCTTTCTTCACTCTAGATACAATATGATCGTTCAAAATATGACAGAAGAATTGGCGTATGTACATAAATCAGTACTCAACGACAATACCGATAATGTACACAATGTTATGACGTATGCAGCGGCTTGGTTAATTGTGTGCTCAGTTTTAGTGAGTGCTACCGCTTGGTTAATCTTGTTTCGTTTTAAAGCCGGCGTTGAAGCGATGAAAAAAGCAATTGGCGATCTTGCGGCTGGGAAGCTCGACTCAAAAGTAGAAGTCATCAGTATGGACGCTGAATTTAGGGAAATGGCTGTTTTTTTTAATGATATGACACATACTCTCAGAGACACCACTGTGACCAAGCAAGAGTTGGAAGATGAAGTAAAACGCCAGACCAAACAACTGATGCGTAAGCAAGAGCAATTGATTTTTCTTTCTGAACATGACCCTTTAACTAACCTAATGAACCGTCGAGCATTCGATAAAGCATTAGAAAGTGCTATCGTCAAAGCAAACCGAAGTAACTGCAAGCTGGCGCTGTTTTTCATCGATCTCGACGAATTTAAATCAGTAAATGATACTTACGGTCATGATGCAGGTGATGCTATTTTAGTCGAAGTGTCTAAGCGTATTCTTACCGCTGTTAGAGAGTCTGATTTTGCGTGCCGTCTTGGCGGAGACGAATTTGTTGTATGTTTAGACTTACTTCATGACTTTGATATTGTGTCAGAAAAGTCAAAGCAGTTGCTAGAAGCGATTAGTCTTCCGATTGAGTTTAACGGTCATAAATTAAAGGTTGGCGCGAGTATTGGAGTAAGCTACTTCCCTGATCATACAAGAAACAAGGAAGTATTAGTCAATCTGGCAGATGAGGCTATGTACTGTGCTAAGCAAATCGTTGGGTCTGCTTGTTATGATGGCCAAGAATCAGAGACTAAAAGGTTACCTCGCCAATACGGTTAA
- a CDS encoding GNAT family N-acetyltransferase, with amino-acid sequence MKTITIREACIEDAPLILQFIIDLAIYEKAQHEVKTSLAELKEGLFSKHSTAHALICLADDKPIGFAVYFYSFSTWLGKNGLYLEDLYVSPDHRNLGVGKAILKHLANLAIEKGCERFEWSVLDWNQPAIDFYRSVGAKPQDEWIKYRLSGERLKELALS; translated from the coding sequence ATGAAAACTATCACAATTAGAGAAGCGTGTATTGAAGACGCGCCATTGATCCTGCAATTTATTATTGATTTGGCCATTTATGAAAAAGCTCAGCATGAGGTGAAAACATCGCTCGCAGAATTAAAAGAGGGCTTATTTTCAAAGCACTCTACAGCTCATGCGTTGATTTGTTTAGCCGATGATAAACCGATAGGTTTTGCTGTTTATTTCTACAGTTTTTCAACATGGCTAGGAAAAAATGGCCTTTATTTAGAGGATTTATATGTCTCACCGGATCATCGCAACTTGGGAGTTGGGAAGGCAATTTTAAAACATTTGGCAAATTTGGCTATAGAAAAAGGCTGTGAGCGATTTGAGTGGTCAGTCCTTGATTGGAATCAACCTGCTATCGATTTCTATCGCTCTGTTGGTGCGAAACCTCAAGATGAATGGATAAAATATCGACTCAGTGGAGAGCGGCTAAAAGAGCTTGCACTAAGTTAG
- a CDS encoding redoxin family protein, whose translation MKRALTLLTMITSAWAYAGFEVTDQSAGLGETQSVTLEYSTTFNLGGQTLEKGDLIPSMMLSTSSLEKVETQGSGKVRIYNVLVSVDTPVCVEQAIAFDQIAQDNPQYDGKIEFINVSADTPFAQARFIADKKLSQKASFLSDSFNHEFGQKTGAHIEELCLLSRAVIVVGKDDRILYIQRVPELTQLPDLNAAIDIAKRNI comes from the coding sequence GTGAAACGAGCTCTAACTCTGCTAACAATGATAACTTCTGCTTGGGCTTATGCAGGTTTTGAGGTAACGGATCAGTCTGCTGGTTTGGGTGAAACACAGAGTGTTACTTTGGAATACAGCACAACATTCAACCTTGGTGGTCAGACGTTGGAAAAAGGCGACCTTATTCCTTCGATGATGCTTTCAACGTCAAGTCTAGAGAAAGTTGAAACTCAAGGTAGTGGTAAGGTTCGAATCTATAATGTTTTGGTGTCTGTTGATACCCCCGTTTGTGTAGAGCAAGCCATAGCATTTGATCAAATAGCTCAAGATAACCCTCAATATGATGGAAAAATCGAGTTCATAAATGTCAGCGCTGATACGCCATTTGCTCAAGCTCGGTTCATAGCTGACAAAAAGTTGAGCCAGAAGGCATCATTCTTATCAGACTCTTTTAATCACGAGTTCGGTCAAAAGACTGGAGCCCACATAGAAGAGCTATGCCTATTGTCTCGAGCTGTTATTGTGGTTGGAAAGGATGATCGCATTCTATATATCCAGCGTGTTCCAGAACTAACACAATTGCCAGACTTAAATGCTGCTATTGATATAGCCAAGCGCAATATTTAA
- a CDS encoding SgrR family transcriptional regulator encodes MAESNIRRLNQLLKAYKCHNTYNVLVEDLAVALASSRRNVALIIKRLVALGWIEWQPAVGRGQTSILKIQTSVDEALYQTMVEQLEEDRFDLISKLIEQYREKAVRALTRAMGIECEGLSVIQK; translated from the coding sequence ATGGCAGAAAGTAATATTCGCCGTCTAAATCAGCTATTGAAGGCATATAAGTGCCACAATACTTACAATGTGCTCGTTGAAGACTTGGCAGTAGCACTAGCTTCATCAAGAAGGAATGTCGCTTTGATTATAAAGCGTTTAGTTGCTTTAGGTTGGATAGAGTGGCAGCCAGCGGTTGGTCGCGGCCAGACGAGTATATTGAAAATTCAGACATCGGTTGATGAAGCACTATACCAGACGATGGTAGAGCAACTTGAAGAAGACCGCTTTGACCTTATTTCCAAATTAATTGAGCAATATAGGGAAAAAGCGGTTAGAGCACTGACTCGTGCAATGGGGATTGAGTGTGAAGGTCTCTCGGTGATACAGAAGTAA
- a CDS encoding LysR family transcriptional regulator produces MTSLSSIDLNLIHLFAVLYKTKSVKETADTLNLSQSACSHALQRLRERLNDDLFVRIGNTMQPTEYANTIANRLIQGISLIEDGITFSSAFDPNAEQTFRIAVTDYTSWCMRDFIAKLSHDYPNIKIEFLNLEERLPEIALRESQFDLVCGFAHEIESFESISNQVWFDDHYVCLHHQEHPYQSELSLEKFLSYCHVVVTPWNEAKGILDITLSKLRKKRKVAIKTPSVLSAPMFVIDSEYLLAIPKRYADHIAQQLSIKISPLPFEVPNYQVKLYWHKTRNNDPRIEWLVERISNS; encoded by the coding sequence ATGACTTCGCTATCCTCTATCGACTTGAACCTCATCCACCTCTTTGCTGTTTTGTACAAAACAAAATCAGTGAAAGAAACCGCTGATACCTTAAATTTGAGCCAATCTGCATGCAGTCATGCGCTACAAAGGCTGCGAGAACGGTTGAACGATGATTTGTTCGTGCGTATTGGAAATACAATGCAACCGACCGAATACGCCAACACGATAGCAAACAGACTCATACAAGGAATAAGCCTGATAGAAGATGGCATTACCTTCTCTTCGGCTTTTGACCCAAATGCCGAGCAGACATTTAGGATAGCAGTTACTGACTACACCAGTTGGTGCATGCGCGATTTTATCGCAAAACTCAGTCATGATTATCCAAACATCAAAATTGAATTTCTTAATCTTGAAGAAAGGCTGCCAGAGATTGCTTTACGAGAAAGTCAGTTCGATTTAGTGTGCGGATTTGCGCATGAAATTGAAAGTTTTGAGAGTATCAGTAATCAAGTATGGTTCGATGATCACTATGTGTGTTTACATCACCAAGAGCACCCATATCAAAGCGAACTGAGTTTGGAAAAATTTCTCAGCTATTGTCACGTTGTGGTTACGCCTTGGAACGAAGCAAAAGGGATCCTTGATATCACGTTATCTAAACTCAGAAAGAAGAGAAAAGTTGCAATCAAAACACCCAGCGTATTATCCGCTCCGATGTTTGTGATTGATAGTGAATATTTGCTAGCCATACCCAAAAGATACGCTGACCATATTGCTCAACAATTATCGATAAAAATATCCCCACTCCCATTTGAAGTACCTAACTATCAAGTGAAACTGTATTGGCATAAAACGCGGAATAATGATCCGAGAATAGAATGGTTAGTGGAGAGAATTAGCAATTCTTAG
- a CDS encoding winged helix-turn-helix domain-containing protein codes for MNYESLWQLYPLAREQLVHVKNRSAKKLKGTECRVLEILIAQQGQVVSKKELFEKVWGERVVSENSLTQCVAQLRIALGDSGKEQKFIKTVPSRGYMLFENVVELVDTEQQAASDHSVVPSPNPTIQTEPKTEDVNEYSYRQQFKLLLALLLAAVLLIQGSAAIHRLTFSWNVPLDTWVKTEHGGRDYFYFDNQASEAMYRYLSENSSHLNDSPVTDLLISTGVSNYYLSCVYRSESSGDQQVKNLNFSLRENFYFIGETVRDVCR; via the coding sequence ATGAATTATGAATCTTTATGGCAGTTGTACCCTCTAGCTAGAGAGCAGCTTGTTCATGTTAAAAATCGGAGTGCTAAAAAGCTCAAGGGTACAGAATGCCGTGTGCTGGAGATTTTGATTGCCCAGCAAGGACAGGTAGTGTCCAAGAAAGAGTTATTCGAGAAAGTATGGGGAGAACGCGTCGTCTCTGAAAATAGTTTGACTCAGTGTGTTGCTCAGCTTCGTATTGCACTGGGTGATAGTGGTAAAGAACAAAAATTTATTAAAACAGTACCGTCTCGCGGCTACATGCTGTTTGAAAATGTGGTGGAGCTGGTGGATACCGAGCAACAAGCAGCGAGTGACCATTCGGTAGTTCCTAGCCCTAACCCTACTATACAAACGGAGCCTAAAACAGAAGATGTTAATGAGTACAGCTATCGCCAACAATTTAAATTATTGCTTGCGCTTTTATTAGCAGCTGTATTACTTATCCAAGGTTCGGCTGCTATTCACCGCTTGACATTTTCGTGGAATGTTCCACTAGACACATGGGTGAAAACTGAGCATGGTGGACGAGATTATTTCTATTTTGATAATCAGGCAAGTGAGGCTATGTATCGGTACTTGAGCGAAAACAGTAGCCATTTAAATGATTCCCCAGTGACTGACCTATTAATTTCGACCGGCGTTAGCAACTATTATTTGTCTTGTGTCTACCGATCTGAATCCAGTGGTGATCAGCAAGTGAAGAATTTGAATTTCTCACTGCGTGAAAACTTCTATTTTATTGGAGAAACAGTGCGTGATGTCTGTAGATAA
- a CDS encoding efflux RND transporter permease subunit: MDDRKPRGLIAYFAHNPVAANLLMMFVLIVGTVSFLFIQRQMFPNLEVNYINVQVQYPGASPQEIEESILIKIEESLKNVSGIKQAITNVYRGGGTIELEIDVDQKIEDVLDKVQQKVDSISNFPIGMEPIQVYQYEFQQDVIQIVLAGDRPLLELKPIAKQIEDELLQLNNVSLVDLSAPEYEIGIEVEPEMLRKYDLTLMDISTAIQQYSANYSAGEVRTDGGFISVRIENQYYSGDEFRDIPVKIGNNGGKVLLQDVATIKDGFTEDERYFKYSGENAIYLSVNATKDQNMVTVAETVKAYIEQKNPQLPADIKIKTLVDMTYYLNARLDMMLKNLLQGAVLVALMLSVFLRVKLAMWVMIGLPVCFLGAVMLMPLVGVSINIVSLFAFIMVLGIVVDDAIVIGESAYTEIETHGSGIDSVVRGTLKVATPATFGVLTTIAVFAPFLMSKGIESAFFFGIAAIVILCLVFSLIESKLILPAHLAHSTFKPIEIGSWRYRFNQNFFNFVNGPYRRFVVYCTYWRWSVLASFIAVLAISIALVMGNYVRIIPSPKVPHDFPTIKLIMNDNVSSEQTIQALKIIETTVLNIDEEIDQQTGQKMIRDILTFSQGRKEGLMVIALVDEEKRPFNTFELARRWREAIPNIPGKKTLTVSDNVNDSDKGDEFGFLLYGSDIETLNAAGRDLILQLQQQDGLFDISSSMDTGSKEILLSLKPVAYDLGITLSDIGTQVGVSFYGGEAQRMIREGEEVKVMVRYPQLTREAFASLRYALITTPDGQKVMLGDVVDIVQQPGVSSIRREGGFRSVYVFGSIDEEQVEPNEVVDRVNESILPDILSQYRGVKSQLGGSIEEQQAQQDEQIIFFVAGMIIVYILLAVPLKSYAQPLIIMSVIPFSLTGAIWGHYWFGLDLSMMSTFGLIAAAGVVVNDSLVMTDHVNQVRNNGLSVKEAVVEAGCARFRAIILTSITTFVGVLPIMFETSLQARFVIPMAVALGFAVLFATMLTLVLVPCLYLILDDLKRLAHKLKDHFTKKKTFSSSH, encoded by the coding sequence ATGGATGATAGAAAACCTAGAGGTCTGATTGCATATTTTGCACATAACCCAGTGGCGGCGAATTTACTGATGATGTTCGTTCTCATTGTGGGTACGGTCAGCTTTCTTTTTATTCAAAGACAGATGTTTCCCAATCTTGAAGTCAACTACATTAATGTGCAAGTTCAGTATCCCGGAGCCTCCCCTCAGGAAATTGAAGAAAGTATCTTAATAAAAATAGAGGAATCTTTAAAAAATGTATCTGGCATTAAACAAGCGATAACTAACGTCTATCGTGGCGGTGGTACGATAGAGCTAGAGATCGATGTGGACCAAAAGATAGAGGATGTTCTTGATAAGGTGCAACAAAAAGTCGACTCTATATCTAATTTTCCAATTGGTATGGAGCCGATTCAAGTTTATCAATATGAATTTCAGCAGGATGTTATTCAAATTGTTCTAGCTGGTGATAGGCCCCTACTGGAGCTTAAGCCTATAGCCAAGCAAATTGAAGATGAATTATTGCAACTCAATAATGTTTCTTTGGTTGATTTGAGTGCACCAGAATATGAGATTGGTATCGAAGTCGAACCCGAGATGCTGCGCAAGTATGACTTGACACTAATGGATATCAGCACCGCAATCCAACAATACTCAGCGAATTATTCAGCAGGCGAAGTCAGAACTGATGGAGGATTCATTTCTGTTAGAATTGAGAACCAATATTATAGCGGCGATGAGTTTAGAGATATTCCTGTTAAGATAGGAAACAATGGTGGTAAGGTTTTACTTCAAGATGTTGCGACTATTAAAGATGGCTTTACCGAGGACGAACGTTACTTTAAGTATTCAGGTGAAAATGCAATTTATCTCTCTGTGAATGCCACAAAAGATCAAAATATGGTGACGGTTGCAGAAACAGTCAAAGCTTATATAGAACAGAAAAACCCACAACTTCCGGCCGATATCAAAATCAAGACATTAGTTGATATGACGTACTATCTTAACGCGCGTCTCGACATGATGTTAAAAAATCTACTTCAGGGTGCTGTACTCGTTGCTTTGATGCTGAGTGTGTTTTTGCGTGTCAAGCTCGCGATGTGGGTGATGATTGGTCTGCCTGTCTGCTTTTTGGGCGCGGTTATGCTGATGCCTTTGGTTGGCGTGAGTATCAACATTGTGTCATTGTTTGCCTTTATCATGGTACTCGGGATTGTGGTAGATGATGCCATTGTTATAGGTGAAAGTGCCTATACAGAAATAGAGACGCATGGAAGTGGTATTGATAGTGTTGTCCGTGGCACACTAAAAGTGGCAACTCCAGCAACATTTGGCGTCCTGACAACAATTGCTGTTTTTGCACCTTTTCTTATGTCGAAAGGCATTGAAAGTGCGTTCTTTTTTGGTATCGCTGCCATTGTTATCCTCTGCTTGGTTTTTAGTTTGATTGAATCAAAGCTAATTCTGCCAGCACATTTAGCTCACTCAACGTTTAAACCAATTGAAATAGGCAGTTGGCGCTATCGATTTAATCAAAACTTTTTTAATTTTGTCAATGGACCATATCGCCGCTTTGTTGTCTATTGTACGTATTGGCGCTGGAGTGTGCTAGCAAGCTTTATCGCTGTATTGGCGATAAGTATCGCTTTAGTGATGGGGAATTATGTCCGAATTATACCTTCACCTAAAGTTCCTCATGATTTTCCTACCATCAAACTCATCATGAATGACAATGTATCGAGTGAACAGACGATTCAAGCGCTAAAGATAATTGAAACTACGGTGCTTAACATTGATGAAGAAATAGATCAGCAAACTGGGCAGAAGATGATTCGGGATATCTTGACATTTAGTCAAGGGCGTAAAGAAGGTTTGATGGTGATCGCTTTGGTTGATGAGGAAAAGCGGCCGTTCAATACATTTGAGTTAGCGCGTCGCTGGCGAGAAGCAATACCCAACATACCAGGCAAGAAAACGCTGACGGTGTCTGATAATGTCAATGATAGTGATAAAGGAGATGAATTTGGATTTTTGCTGTATGGCTCTGATATAGAAACGCTAAATGCCGCTGGGCGAGACCTTATTTTGCAATTACAGCAGCAAGATGGGTTATTCGATATCTCGTCGTCAATGGACACAGGAAGTAAAGAAATACTGCTGTCACTTAAGCCTGTCGCTTATGATTTGGGTATCACCTTATCTGATATTGGTACTCAGGTAGGAGTCAGCTTCTATGGTGGAGAAGCACAGCGCATGATCAGAGAAGGTGAGGAAGTCAAAGTGATGGTTCGTTACCCTCAATTGACACGAGAGGCCTTCGCCTCTCTGCGCTATGCGCTAATCACGACGCCAGATGGACAAAAAGTGATGTTAGGTGATGTTGTTGATATCGTTCAGCAGCCTGGAGTGAGCAGTATTCGCCGTGAGGGTGGCTTTCGTAGTGTTTACGTATTTGGGTCGATTGATGAGGAGCAGGTTGAGCCTAATGAGGTGGTTGATAGAGTCAATGAATCCATTTTACCCGACATTTTGTCCCAATACAGAGGGGTGAAAAGCCAGCTCGGCGGCTCGATTGAAGAGCAGCAAGCACAGCAGGACGAGCAAATTATTTTCTTTGTTGCAGGTATGATTATTGTCTATATCCTGCTCGCTGTCCCACTAAAAAGTTATGCCCAGCCGTTAATTATTATGTCAGTTATTCCATTCAGCCTGACCGGAGCGATATGGGGGCATTATTGGTTTGGTCTTGATCTAAGTATGATGTCCACATTTGGTCTTATTGCCGCGGCGGGTGTTGTGGTTAACGACTCTTTAGTGATGACAGATCATGTCAATCAAGTTAGAAACAATGGATTGTCTGTCAAAGAAGCGGTTGTCGAAGCTGGCTGTGCGAGGTTTAGGGCAATTATCTTGACGTCTATTACGACGTTTGTTGGTGTTTTACCGATTATGTTTGAAACCAGTTTGCAAGCTAGGTTTGTTATTCCAATGGCTGTCGCTTTGGGCTTCGCTGTTTTGTTCGCAACTATGCTTACCTTGGTCTTAGTACCTTGCTTGTATTTGATTTTGGATGACCTAAAGCGTTTGGCTCATAAGTTGAAAGATCACTTTACTAAGAAAAAAACATTTAGCTCTAGTCACTAG
- a CDS encoding flavodoxin family protein: MKTIILFSSANKNGNTAKTVDKVHADHQCEVIHIDELDITPYRYDNQYPNDDFYNLLNRISDADNIVFASPVYWYAVTAPMKNLIDRMTELSASPKLKNHHQLLKTKRGFVVSSSGNRRMCPVFRAFFSEFFAYNKISYVATLHACTRSGYSIDDNEIERFNNALNNATPLHHRG; the protein is encoded by the coding sequence ATGAAGACTATCATTCTATTCTCGAGCGCCAACAAAAATGGCAATACGGCGAAAACTGTCGACAAGGTTCATGCCGACCACCAATGCGAAGTGATCCATATCGATGAATTAGACATCACCCCCTACCGATATGATAACCAGTACCCCAATGACGATTTTTATAACTTACTTAACAGAATCAGTGACGCTGACAATATCGTCTTTGCTTCCCCGGTATATTGGTATGCCGTGACTGCACCAATGAAAAACCTGATTGATCGTATGACAGAACTCAGTGCTTCACCCAAGCTGAAGAATCATCATCAACTGCTTAAAACAAAGCGAGGGTTTGTGGTTTCTAGCTCAGGAAATCGCAGAATGTGTCCGGTATTTAGGGCATTTTTTAGTGAATTTTTCGCATATAATAAAATCAGTTACGTTGCAACACTTCATGCCTGTACCCGAAGTGGCTACAGCATAGATGACAATGAAATAGAGCGGTTTAATAACGCATTAAACAATGCCACTCCCTTACATCATAGAGGTTAA